The sequence below is a genomic window from Fibrobacter sp. UWB10.
CCCGCATTTGACGGTGCTCCAGAATCTTTGCCTGGCTCCGGTGCGTGTGCTGGGTGTTTCCCGTGAACAAGCTCGTGAAACGGGAAAATCTCTGCTCAAGCGTATGGGCCTCGAAGGCAAGGAAAAGGCTTACCCTTGTGAACTCAGCGGTGGCCAGCAGCAGCGAGTGTCCATTGCCCGCGCCTTGGCCATGAACCCGAAGATTCTTTTCTTTGACGAACCGACTTCTGCGCTGGATCCGGAACTCACCGGCGAAGTGCTCAAGATTATCAAGAAGCTAGCCGAAGAAAAGATGACCATGGTTATCGTGACGCATGAAATGGCTTTTGCCCGCGATGTGGCGGACAAGGTTATCTTTATGGACGGCGGCTATATCGTCGAACAGGGAACTCCAGATTTCGTGTTCAACCAGTCTGGGAACGAACGCTTGTCGCAGTTCTTGTCAAGATTCTCTAAAAATTAAACTCATAGCATATAGCTCTTTTTGCAAATATTTCTTATCTTTTAACGCAAAGGAGCTAATATGAATAGGTATTTCGCATCTGCGGCCTTTGTTGCCGCTATTGCTTTTTCCGTTGTATTTTCAGCTTGTAGTGAAAAGAATGATTCTACACTGAATCAAGATCAGTCTTTTGAAAATGTGAAAAAAGCTGGCGCTTTGGTAATGGGCCACATGGGTGATTTTCCGCCCATGGTCTTTATGGATAAGGACAGCAATTTTATAGGGTTCGATGTGGACCTTGCAAATGAAGTTTGCGCTCGCTTAGGGGTGAAACTTGAATTGCGTTTGATTTCTTGGTCGGATAAAGAAAAAGCTTTGTATGATGGAAACATTGACTGCGTTTGGGACGGTATGAGTGTCGATGAAAAGCGTGCTTCGGATATGAATCTGAGCGACCCTTACCTCACCAACAGAT
It includes:
- a CDS encoding amino acid ABC transporter ATP-binding protein, yielding MPILKVEHVKKLFGNLNVLKDISFELNAGEVLSIIGPSGSGKSTLLRCITQLETVNGGLVQVDGKDMVQSGDKGTPVYAPAKVLREIRLSTGLVFQNFNLFPHLTVLQNLCLAPVRVLGVSREQARETGKSLLKRMGLEGKEKAYPCELSGGQQQRVSIARALAMNPKILFFDEPTSALDPELTGEVLKIIKKLAEEKMTMVIVTHEMAFARDVADKVIFMDGGYIVEQGTPDFVFNQSGNERLSQFLSRFSKN